GTCTTCGGAAGACATCTCGAATTTTTGCGGCCAGTGTCATCGCAGCTGGGAGACGGTAGTTCGCAATCATTGGCATGGTGAACTGACGGTACGCTTCCAACCCTACCGTTTGGCCAACAGCAAGTGCTTCGACGGCACGGATCCCCGCATCAGTTGCATTGCGTGCCACGACCCTCACCAGGACGTTGTCGTCCAGGATTCGTCTTATGACCGCCAGTGCCTAGCCTGCCACTCCGTTCCGTCGGCGCCGGCAGCTTCTTCCGTTCCCATAGCCAGCGAGGTCGAGACGTCCGTTCAGAACAACGGGCCGATCCATGCAAAAATATGTCCCACGGCCAAATCGGATTGTGTGAGCTGCCATATGCCCAAAGTCAAATTGCCGAACGGCCTCATGACCTTCACCGATCACGAGATCCGGGTCGTAAAGCCGGGAGAGCCCTTTCCCAACTAAGCGGAACGTGAAACAACTGGTTAATCGAAAGACTCCACGATCGTCCGATTTCCCATATTTGCTCGGTCCGAATATGGATGTAGAATAGCTTCCCCTGAAGTCTTAGCTCGGACTTGAGATTCGATTGATACAGTTAAGGCAGACTCTTCATGAATAAGCGTGGCGTCATTGCTCTGCTGACCCTCATTCTTCTCCCCTGCGTTTACGGTCAGACGAATCCAGTTCAAAGTCCGCAGGTTCCGACGGTCGTCTCCAACGCCGACGAGGTCACCATCGATCTCGTGGTTCGCAGGAAGAGCAAGCCGGTCATGGATCTCAAGCCCACCGACATCGCCGTCAGCGATAGCGGTGCTCCCGTTAAGCTTTCGGATCTTCGCCTCGTTGCGGCCACATCGGCCGCCGATCATCGCATCACGCTGGTCTTCGATCGTCTGGAACCTTCCGCCGCGAAGAACGCGCGCAGCATCGCGGCCAAGATTCTGAAGATGGTTCCCGCTAATCAGTTTTCATTCGCTGTGATGAACGTGGAGGGCCGTCTCCGACTGTTTCAGGACTTCACTTCCGATACTGCCGCTGTGGGCAGGGCCATTGAAGGCGCAACCGAAGTCCGCGAAGGAACCTCAGATGATGCCGCCGCGTTGCCGGAGAAAAATCTCGTAGCCGCGGCACAAACGGGAAAAGATCCCGCAGGAAAAGCCCTCAATCCGAAAGACCGCGAGACCGCCCGCGTGATGCTGGCCACACTCGAAGAATCGCAACATATTGTGCAAGATCAGCACTGCCGGCCTTGGCTCGCCGGATTACTCGCCGTCTCGCGCATCCAGCGCCAGATTCCGGGTCGAAAAGTTGCGATTTTTTTCGAGCAGGCGCCGCAACTGGATTCGAATGCAAAAGATATGCTGCTCTCCATTGCAGGCGCGGCCAATCGCGCCAGCGTGAGCATTTATGCCGTGGACGCAACCGGCATTGACGATCAGGCAGGTCAGGGGCTACTCGCAACCCAAGCCATCGGAGGAATGATGGCGTCAGGCCACGGCCCAGTCGCACCCGCGGGGCTAACGGCGCAAAACGCCGCATCGACACCGATGCCGCCCGCCGGATCGATTACAGCAGGCGCCGATTCGCTGAACCGGCTTGAAAACGAAGGCCTCGCGGGTTACAAGAGCCCGCTCGGCGAACTCGCGGTTAGCACCGGCGGCGCGTACATCACCGCTACCGATCGTCTCAAGAAGCCGATGCAACAAATGGTCGAAGACATGACCACATACTACGAGGCCTCGTATGTTCCGGCGATTGAAGACTATGACGGAACGTTTCATCCCGTTGCGGTAAAGCCCATCCGCAAAGGACTAAAGATACACGCTAAGGCGGGATATCTTGCACTGCCGCCAGAGCCCACTACCGGAATCAGGCCTTTTGAAGCGCCGCTTCTGAAGCTACTGACCGAGTCTCAACTCCCCATTGATTTGAAATTCCACGCGTCCATTCTGCATTTAGGCGACCTGCCCTCCGGCAACGAGAATGCTCTGGTGGTGGAAGTTCCCATCGCTGAACTGGAAACACGCGACGATCCGAACTCCAATCTCTATTCGCTGCATGCTTCGATCGTGGCGCAGGTCAAGAACAAAGCCGGCGAAGTAATCGAACATTTCAGCGAGGATGTCCCTCGCCACGGCTCCCTCGATTCCAAAGGAACTGCGCTCTCGGAATCCATCACCATGCAGCGTCATTTCATCGCCGACCCGGGACAGTACGTACTGGAAGCCGCAATTCTTGATCGCAACAACGAAAAGGCCGGCGCGCAACGCATGGCATTCGAAATTCCGGCCGAAACTGCCGCACCGTCTCTCAGCGATGTGGCAATCGTGCAACGAGTAGAACCCCTGCCCGCGGAAATGAATTCGGTCGAACCCCTTCGCTACGGAAGCGGGAAGGTCGTGCCCAGCATCTCCGGCCGCGTGCCCCATGGGGCTAAAGAACTGTCCTTCTTCTTTGTAGTTCATCCCGATCCTGATTCCACCGAACCACCGACCTTAGAAATGGAAGTTCTAAAGAGCAACGAGTCCATCGCACAAGTCCCGCTGCGCCTAATGAAAGCGGTGGGACCAGGCTCTATCCCTTATCTGGCGTCGATCCAGTCCGCGTCGCTGTCGAGCGGTGACTACCAGGTCATCGAGAAGCTTACGCAGGGAGGAAAAACGACTGAGCGAAGCGTAGCCTTCCGGATCGAGGGACCGGAGTTGGCGGACGCCACTACTCCGAATAGCACCAGCAAATCGCAAACCGACGACGCCGATATTGCGACTGCTGGCCCACTGCCCACTGACATCGACGGGCACAGCAGCCGTCATCTCGTCATCACTACCCTGCCAGCCGGCGCCGTTCCTCCGCCCTCGGCCGATGAGCTGCAAGCCATTATCGAAGGCGCCAGAAAACGGGCGCTCGATTACAGCAAGTCTTTGCCAAATTTCATTTGCGTCGAAGTCACGAACCGATCGGTGGACCAGTCTGGCAATGGCAACTGGAAACACCGCGACTCGATCGCTGAACTATTGACCTATCATGACAATCAAGAGACGCGCAGTACGCTCGAAGTCAACGGCAAACGCAGCAGCATCAAACGTGCCGACATGAATTCCTCGTGGCCAACTTCTGTGGGAGAATTTGGCGCATTGCTCAACCTGGTTTTTGCGCCTTCTTCGAAAGCCCAGTTCGAATGGAAAGAGGCTGGAACCCTGGGCGATGGATCGGGAGTTTTGCAGGTTCTGAGTTATCGCGTGTCTCACGAAAATGCCACGCTCGATCTCGCGGAGAGCAACAACACGATCGGCGTCGGCTTTCACGGCTTGGTTTATATCGACGCCCCTACTAGCGGAATCCGGCGGATCACGGTCGAGGCTGATGGCCTGCCGCGTACTTTTTCGATGCACGCGGCTGCTATGACGGTGGATTATGACTACGTCGCAATCTCCGCGCGCGATTACCTGCTGCCGGTGCATTCCACGGTGAGCTTGCGAAGACACCAGAAGCAGATTGAGCTCAATGAGATCGCTTTCCGGAACTATCGACGCTTCGCGTCACGCACCAAGATCAAGATGATTCAGTAACCGCTAATTTATAAATATTTCACTGCGCGCCCTCGCCCGGATAAATCGCAATCCGATGGTTGCGCACCCGCGGCTTCAACTTTCTCCCATTCGTGTCGGAGACTAGCAGTTCCGACTCCTGCAAGGGCATGTGACAATCCACGCAGTTATTGGCAATAGCCGCGCCCAGCTTGGGATAGCGGCCACAAGCCTCGACCTTGTGGCAACTTAGACAATGCACTGAAAATGACGGCGCATCACGTTGGCGCTCATGGACGTTGTGACAGGTCGTGCAGGTCATCTGACTCGATTGGAAACAGCGGCTCTTCTTAAGGAGTTGTATCTGATTGCCATGCACGTCGACGGGAACATCTTTGTCAGAGACCGGTATATACAGATACTCGTCGATCGGTTCTCCGGGCACAAACGACAGCGGAGGCGCGATCGCCTCAGCTGCGCCTGCGTGGCACAATGAACAGGTGTCGATTTGCCGGTCGCGTGGGAACGAAGCTGGGTTTAGAATCGACTTCGATGGCCCTGGACCGGATTGTCCCGGACCGGTTTCTCCCCGACTCGGACGATTCTTGGAACTGTGGCGCGCTACATGCTCGCGCCCCGGTCCGTGACACTTCTCGCACGTAATACCCAGCACCAGACTTGTCTTGATATATCGATTGGCCGGCGGGGGCACCCATTGGAACGAAGTCCCATGACATTCCAGACATCGCGGGACGACCGGCTTATCGAAATGCGGCGAGCCGTCGGGATATCCCGGGCTGTTGATCCAATTATCCAACTCCGTCCAGTAACTCACGGGCAGTTCAAAGAGTTTGTCGCCTTTCCAGAACAGAAAAGTCTGACCCTTGCGCCCGGAACCGATCACAACATCAATCCGCTCTGTATGAGAAATCGTTTTAGAGGGCGAGAGTTCTTCCACCGCGCTTTCAAAATATCCATCTCTAGTAGCGGTCATCGAGTACGACAAATACGGATTGGAAGTTTTCAGAACGTTGGAGCCGGGAGTGAACTTGCCGGCAATCGAATTCTTGCTGGGCAGGCGCGAAGTAAGGTGGTGCGCCGTCTCGGCGTAGGCCTGGGCTTCTTTCTGATGACACAAACTGCACGCCTTGTCGCCGACGTACTCTTGCCGCGAAGAAACCCTATTCGATGCGGCTGAAACACTGGATTCTTGTCTGCCGTTTGGCAAAGCAGCACGGGGTAATTCGGACGCCTGAATCAGGACCGCGCCCGAAGAAAAAAACTTCAACGGCAACAGAAATACTAATAACGCAACTAGCAATCAGTTAGTTGAAGATGGCCGCGTGCACCAGCTTCTCTCCGTGTTCTGCCGCCCCCAGCTTCTGCAGGCTCAAAACTTGCGCTCAGGTTGCAGGTCCACCAGTGGCTCAATTATGCTGCATTTTACGGAAGATGGCATCTGCCGCCCAGAGCCAACCGACGAACTGACCAACGAAGAGCCGACCGACGAATGTCAATGCATCTCAAGCTGCTTAGGGTGGGTCTGGCGCTGGTGATTTGCGTGAGCGCGACGCTTTTTGCCGGCGCAGTCTGCACCGGTCCTCCGGCGCTCGAAGCAAAAATAAAAGCTCAGCCCGACGCCGACACTTACGTGGAACTCGGTGGCTGGTTTGGCGATCACCATCAGTACGGCTGTGCCGTGGATGCCTATCGGGCTGCGCTCAAGTTGGAACCCGGCTCGGCGAAGCTTTCTTATCTTCTGGGCTTGGGGCTCTACTTCGCCAGCCAGCCAGAAGAAGCGGTCAGCCCGCTGCAACAATCCATTCAACTGATGCCCGAGGAAATAAAGCCGCACATCATTCTGGCCCGAGTCCTCAGCCAATTGCATCGCGGCGAAGAAGCGAAAGCGGAGTGGGAGGCGGCGCTGAAGATCGATGCCACTTCGGCGGATGCGCTCGATGGTCTCAGCAAGTCATTGATCGCAGAAGGCGATTATCGCTCCGTTATCGGCCTCTTGCATTCCGCTCCGCCCGCCGAGGACCTGACCCTGGATCTCGCTCGAGCCTACGATATGGCCGGAATGCTCGACGAAGCGGCCAAGATGCTCGACGCTGCGGTGCATGCACATCCTTCGTCTTTGCGTCTGAGCGAAGCGCTGGTGATGATCCTCGCCCGCCAGGCTCATTTCGAGCAGGCCGCGGAGCTGGCTGCGAAAAGAGTTCGGTTGCATCCTGGCGATCTCGCGGCGCAAGAACTCTATCTTCACGTTCTGGTCCTGAATGATGATACGAAGACGGCAACGCCGCTCGCGCGCAAATTGCTCACCCTCGCCCCGCACGATTTCGGAGTGCTCTATCTGAACGGCGTTCTGGAACGCGAGTCCGGCCAATATCCTGCCGCGCGCAAACATCTGGAAGAGGCCATCGCTCTCGATCCCAACCATTACAATTCCCGCTATAACCTGGGCGTCGTGCTGGCTGAACTCGGCGATCCTACGGGAGCTCGCGAGCAACTGGAGAAAGCTCTGGCGCTCGGAGCCAGCGAGCCCCAAATACGCTTCAAGCTGGCGTCCGTTCTCCGCACCCTCGGCGAAACTCAACTGGCGCAGGAGCAACTCAAGCTCTATCAGGAAGAAGAAAAAGCCAAAGCCGATCGTACCCTCGCAGCGAGCAAAGCTGCACAAGCGGCCAAAGAATTCGAGGGCAAGAATTTCGCAAAAGCCGCTCAGCTCTATCGCGAGGCTCTCAACGCCTATCCCAAAGACGCGTCGCTGGCCTATAAACTGGCGATGGCTCTTGACGGCGCTGGAAATAACGAAGAGGAGCGCACGGTCCTAGAACAGGCGGTTCAACTCGACCCCGACTTCGCTTTGGCGCAAAATCAACTGGGCTATCTTGCTTCGAAAGGCGGCGATACTGCATCTGCCGAAGAGCACTTCCGTCAGGCGGTGCGCTCCTCTCCCGATTACACTCAGGCGTGGATCAGCCTGGCTGCAACTCTCGGCATGGAGTCTCGCTTCCCCGAGGCCCAGCAAGCCGTCGCCAGCGCTCTGCGACTTGAGCCCAATAACTCCGAGGCACAACAACTCCGCAAGGATCTTGCGGCTGCGCAGGCGCAGCGTTGAGCCTCGATTATTGATGTACGGGAGAATGTACCTGAGAGGATGCTGCCTGCGATGAGTACCCCGAAGTCGGGCCCCTGGACGCGGCGCCGCCTGCTGTCCACAATTCCGGCGATTCTCACGCCCGCGCTGATTCCGGCAAGGCTTCGAGCCTTGCTCGCGAGGGAGAGGCTCACGACGGACAAGCTCGCAGCAGATAAGCCCTCTCCCACCAAGCAATCTCCGTTTTCCCGCTTTGTCGATGTTGCCGAAAACGCAGGCCTCACCAAAACCGTCTTCTACGGCGATTCCACCAAGAATACATACATTGTCGAAGTCAACGGGACCGGTTGCGCATTCTTTGACTATGACAACGACGGTTGGATGGACGTTTTCATCCTCGGCGGCCGCCGTCTGGAGGGCGTTCCCGCCGGCTCCAGCAATCGCCTCTACCGCAACAATCGCGACGGAACTTTCACCGACGTCACCGAGAAAGCCGGTTTGCTCGAGCCCGCCGGATGGGCCTGCGGCGTTTGCGTGGGCGACTATAACAACGACGGCTTCGAGGATCTCTTTCTTACCTACTACGGCCAGAATCGCCTGTATCGCAACAATGGCGATGGAACCTTCACCGACGTTACCGCGAAGGCTGGCCTACTGTATCCGCAGACTCGCTTCGGTTCCGGCTGCTGCTTCGTCGATTACAATCGCGACGGCCTGCTCGATCTCTTCGTTTCCAACTATCTCGATGTCGATCTCGCAACCCTGCCCAAACCTTCCTTACAAGTTCCCAACTGTAACTACGAAGGCGTACCTACGAATTGCGGCCCGGCCGGCCTCGCCGCACCGGTTCATTTTCTCTATCGCAACAATGGAGATGGAACTTTCACCGATGTTTCCAAAGAGTCTGGCGTGGGCGCAATCAAGGGCTCGTTCGGCTTCACTGTCGTTGCTTTCGACGCCGACGAAGACGGCTGGCAGGACATCTTCGTTGCCTGCGATTCCACGCCAAGCCTGATGCTGATGAACAATCGCGACGGCACGTTTCGCGAAGAGGCCCTGCTGCGCGGAGTTGCCCTCGGTTCCGGCGGCGAACTGCTTGGAGGAATGGGTGTCGGCATCGGCGATTACGATCTCGACGGTCATCTCGATCTGGTGAAAACTCACTTCCAGGGCCAGTCCACCGGCCTTTATCACAACAACGGCAAGGGCGAATTTGATGATGTCACGGCCAAAGCCGGCTTTAGTCCCGAACGCCGCTTCATCAGCTGGGGCACAGGCCTGGTCGATTTTGATAACGACGGTTTCCCCGACGTGCTGGTTGTCACTGGCACGGTATATCCGGAGCTGGAAAAGTTCTATCCGAAATATCCCGCGCTCACTCCGCGCCTTATGTTCCGCAATCAGGGCAATGGAACATTCGTAGAGTTGGGCGATGAGGCCGGACCCGGCATCTCCGCCCGCCACATGAGCCGGGGCTGCGCCTTCGGCGACTTCGATAACGACGGCGACATGGATGTGCTCATCATGAATCGCAACCAGCCGCCGTCGCTCCTGCGCAACGATGCGCCTTCCGGCAATCACTGGATCAAAGTGCGTCTGGAGGGAACGAAGAGCAATCGCAGCGCGATTGGCGCGCGTGTGCTGGTGCGCTACGGCGGAAAAGTGCAGGCTCAGTGTCTGACCAGCCAGTCCAGCTTTCTATCGTCGAACGACCCGCGGCTGCACTTCGGGCTGGGGGCCGACACCAAAGCCAGTATAGAAGTGCACTGGCCGATGGGCACAACCGAGACCTTCGCCGACCTGCCTTCGGATCAACTGATCACCATCCGCGAAGGCCAAGGGATCGTCAAGGGTCGGCCATTCCGCTAGCGATTGATATTCCAGGAGTGATTAATTGGAGTGAATGATATCCGGTCGCGTTTACGGCGTGACGCATCCGGCCTTCGCCGACGAGATCCCCGCTCCCACTCGGCAGTAGTGGCGTTTGGCACCGTCGGCAGAAAGAGCCCAAGTCGATTCACAGCTCCAAAAAAAACTGGCGGAGAGAGTGGGATTCGAACCCACGTTAGAGTTTCCCCTAAACACGCTTTCCAAGCGTGCGCCTTCAGCCACTCGGCCATCTCTCCGGCGTGAATCGGACGGAAGAACGGCACCCCGCGGAATTTCTTCAGAAAGCTGAAAATCTGACCATCCCGCGGCTTTTCTTCTGCGTTCTTATCGATGCGTTCTTATCGATTCTATGGGTGAAGTCCTAGAACCGCAACTTGAAAGCCAGGGCGAACGATCCTCGTCGGAGGACAGAATGCGATTGTAGTCGGAAAAGAATCGGAGAGAATAAGAGGCGTTGAACCTAGGATTGCTTTCCCGGATACTCCGCGCTCACGTGGGACGCGGCACCAGAATTGGCAACTGGCGCTGAGGCCACGCCGGTGGACGACGCTCCGGCTACGGCGGCATTCGCAGCATGGCCATTTGTCGGAGCGGTCGGCAACGGAGGTACTTTCGTATTGTCGACCACATGATGATTGAGGCAGTAGAGCGCTAGTTCCAGACGATCGGCTACTCCCAGCTTGTCGTATACCTTGCGCAGGTAGTTCTTCACCACCTGCTCGGTGGTGCCCACGCGCAGTGCAATCTCTTTATTCTTCATGCCCTGAGTGACGCACGAAACAATCAGCGTTTCTTTGGGCGTCAACTGCACCTTCGGACGAGAACCAGCGGGCCGGTTCGTCTGATTGCGAAAGGCTTCCATCACCCAGCGTACGCCTTGAGAATCGAGCCAGGTCTCTCCTGCCACTACTTTCCGCAGGCACTCTACCAATAATTCCGGTTCCACTTCGCGCGACACGATGCCGTGCACACCCTTGCGGAACAGATCGAGGGTTAATTCTTCATCTGCGCCCGGAGTTACAACCACAACGCGAAGCTTTGGGCTCTGGCGCATCAACTCGGCGACTGCTTCTACCGGATCCGGTGTCAAGGCGGATTCGAAGATCAGCACGTCCGCGCTAAACTTCACAGCGGCGGATTGCGTTTGCGCCAGCGTCTCGGCCTGGCCCACCACGCGAATGTCATCCTCGAGCGCGAAGACTTTGCGCAAGCCGGCGCGGAAGATGGCCTGCGTATCGGCCACGATCACGCGGACGAACTGACCTTTGCCGTCGTCCTCGCCTGCTCCGAAATTTTCTTCCACGCTCACCGGAATAGTAGCCATTCAGTCCTTGCGACTACGCTCGCTCAAAATGGTATTCGTCAATCACTACGCCCACGCCGCGGCGGCCGTTATCTTCGAAGCTGCGCACGACCCGGCCGCGGCAATCAATCTGCACATCGCGACGCGCGCCCACCACGTCAGCCGGCAGTAAAATCGTGAAGTCCACCATCGATCCCACAGGAACATCCCTGTCCATGGCGAACAGCACACCGTTGGCGGAAATGTTCTCCGTCTCTGCCGCAAGCGCCGTTCCCTGACTCGTAACCGATGCGGCGAGATGCAGTGGAAACCTCGGCGCGCTCTGCATGTCTTCGTAGTGTCCCGTTCTCGCCTGCGTCCCGGTCATCGGTGCTGTGCCTTCTGCGGCCACGCTGTGAAGACCCTTCCTGCCGGGAGCGTCGTTTCCGCTTCCCGAACTCTCATGCAACTCAACGCAGCGTACACCCGCGAATCTAGTGAAGAAAGTTACCGAAGTCATTGAACGAGCGGGGCTTAACCGCTTTTTTTTGAATAGATTAGAAGGGATTTACAGGTGCAGGATGGACCCTCAAATAGCCGGCCCAAAGCCGTCAATTAGGGGTGAAATACAGGTCGATTCCGGCAATTATCGGAGACAATCAACGGTAGAAAACTGAGGTTTGACACTCTTGCTCCGAAGAAGTCCGGCAAACTTTTCTCTCGAATTCTGCGACGCCTCTCAGAACTTCGTCACTTCGGTGAAGTTGAAGTCTTTCACTTTCATCGCGGGCACCACCATGTCAAGCGATTCCTCTCCACAGGATCGCACCGGCACGCTCATCGCTTCCACATTCGACAGCATATGAATCAGGCTCTCGTTAAAGCGAAAATTTCGCACACCGCCCTGCACGCGCCCGTTCTCGACATAGAATGTGCCGTCGCGGGTCATCCCGGTCAGCATTTTTTCAAACGG
This genomic stretch from Candidatus Sulfotelmatobacter sp. harbors:
- a CDS encoding VWA domain-containing protein, with protein sequence MNKRGVIALLTLILLPCVYGQTNPVQSPQVPTVVSNADEVTIDLVVRRKSKPVMDLKPTDIAVSDSGAPVKLSDLRLVAATSAADHRITLVFDRLEPSAAKNARSIAAKILKMVPANQFSFAVMNVEGRLRLFQDFTSDTAAVGRAIEGATEVREGTSDDAAALPEKNLVAAAQTGKDPAGKALNPKDRETARVMLATLEESQHIVQDQHCRPWLAGLLAVSRIQRQIPGRKVAIFFEQAPQLDSNAKDMLLSIAGAANRASVSIYAVDATGIDDQAGQGLLATQAIGGMMASGHGPVAPAGLTAQNAASTPMPPAGSITAGADSLNRLENEGLAGYKSPLGELAVSTGGAYITATDRLKKPMQQMVEDMTTYYEASYVPAIEDYDGTFHPVAVKPIRKGLKIHAKAGYLALPPEPTTGIRPFEAPLLKLLTESQLPIDLKFHASILHLGDLPSGNENALVVEVPIAELETRDDPNSNLYSLHASIVAQVKNKAGEVIEHFSEDVPRHGSLDSKGTALSESITMQRHFIADPGQYVLEAAILDRNNEKAGAQRMAFEIPAETAAPSLSDVAIVQRVEPLPAEMNSVEPLRYGSGKVVPSISGRVPHGAKELSFFFVVHPDPDSTEPPTLEMEVLKSNESIAQVPLRLMKAVGPGSIPYLASIQSASLSSGDYQVIEKLTQGGKTTERSVAFRIEGPELADATTPNSTSKSQTDDADIATAGPLPTDIDGHSSRHLVITTLPAGAVPPPSADELQAIIEGARKRALDYSKSLPNFICVEVTNRSVDQSGNGNWKHRDSIAELLTYHDNQETRSTLEVNGKRSSIKRADMNSSWPTSVGEFGALLNLVFAPSSKAQFEWKEAGTLGDGSGVLQVLSYRVSHENATLDLAESNNTIGVGFHGLVYIDAPTSGIRRITVEADGLPRTFSMHAAAMTVDYDYVAISARDYLLPVHSTVSLRRHQKQIELNEIAFRNYRRFASRTKIKMIQ
- a CDS encoding multiheme c-type cytochrome, which produces MCHQKEAQAYAETAHHLTSRLPSKNSIAGKFTPGSNVLKTSNPYLSYSMTATRDGYFESAVEELSPSKTISHTERIDVVIGSGRKGQTFLFWKGDKLFELPVSYWTELDNWINSPGYPDGSPHFDKPVVPRCLECHGTSFQWVPPPANRYIKTSLVLGITCEKCHGPGREHVARHSSKNRPSRGETGPGQSGPGPSKSILNPASFPRDRQIDTCSLCHAGAAEAIAPPLSFVPGEPIDEYLYIPVSDKDVPVDVHGNQIQLLKKSRCFQSSQMTCTTCHNVHERQRDAPSFSVHCLSCHKVEACGRYPKLGAAIANNCVDCHMPLQESELLVSDTNGRKLKPRVRNHRIAIYPGEGAQ
- a CDS encoding tetratricopeptide repeat protein, whose translation is MSMHLKLLRVGLALVICVSATLFAGAVCTGPPALEAKIKAQPDADTYVELGGWFGDHHQYGCAVDAYRAALKLEPGSAKLSYLLGLGLYFASQPEEAVSPLQQSIQLMPEEIKPHIILARVLSQLHRGEEAKAEWEAALKIDATSADALDGLSKSLIAEGDYRSVIGLLHSAPPAEDLTLDLARAYDMAGMLDEAAKMLDAAVHAHPSSLRLSEALVMILARQAHFEQAAELAAKRVRLHPGDLAAQELYLHVLVLNDDTKTATPLARKLLTLAPHDFGVLYLNGVLERESGQYPAARKHLEEAIALDPNHYNSRYNLGVVLAELGDPTGAREQLEKALALGASEPQIRFKLASVLRTLGETQLAQEQLKLYQEEEKAKADRTLAASKAAQAAKEFEGKNFAKAAQLYREALNAYPKDASLAYKLAMALDGAGNNEEERTVLEQAVQLDPDFALAQNQLGYLASKGGDTASAEEHFRQAVRSSPDYTQAWISLAATLGMESRFPEAQQAVASALRLEPNNSEAQQLRKDLAAAQAQR
- a CDS encoding CRTAC1 family protein, with amino-acid sequence MSTPKSGPWTRRRLLSTIPAILTPALIPARLRALLARERLTTDKLAADKPSPTKQSPFSRFVDVAENAGLTKTVFYGDSTKNTYIVEVNGTGCAFFDYDNDGWMDVFILGGRRLEGVPAGSSNRLYRNNRDGTFTDVTEKAGLLEPAGWACGVCVGDYNNDGFEDLFLTYYGQNRLYRNNGDGTFTDVTAKAGLLYPQTRFGSGCCFVDYNRDGLLDLFVSNYLDVDLATLPKPSLQVPNCNYEGVPTNCGPAGLAAPVHFLYRNNGDGTFTDVSKESGVGAIKGSFGFTVVAFDADEDGWQDIFVACDSTPSLMLMNNRDGTFREEALLRGVALGSGGELLGGMGVGIGDYDLDGHLDLVKTHFQGQSTGLYHNNGKGEFDDVTAKAGFSPERRFISWGTGLVDFDNDGFPDVLVVTGTVYPELEKFYPKYPALTPRLMFRNQGNGTFVELGDEAGPGISARHMSRGCAFGDFDNDGDMDVLIMNRNQPPSLLRNDAPSGNHWIKVRLEGTKSNRSAIGARVLVRYGGKVQAQCLTSQSSFLSSNDPRLHFGLGADTKASIEVHWPMGTTETFADLPSDQLITIREGQGIVKGRPFR
- a CDS encoding response regulator transcription factor; the protein is MATIPVSVEENFGAGEDDGKGQFVRVIVADTQAIFRAGLRKVFALEDDIRVVGQAETLAQTQSAAVKFSADVLIFESALTPDPVEAVAELMRQSPKLRVVVVTPGADEELTLDLFRKGVHGIVSREVEPELLVECLRKVVAGETWLDSQGVRWVMEAFRNQTNRPAGSRPKVQLTPKETLIVSCVTQGMKNKEIALRVGTTEQVVKNYLRKVYDKLGVADRLELALYCLNHHVVDNTKVPPLPTAPTNGHAANAAVAGASSTGVASAPVANSGAASHVSAEYPGKQS
- a CDS encoding PilZ domain-containing protein, with the protein product MAAEGTAPMTGTQARTGHYEDMQSAPRFPLHLAASVTSQGTALAAETENISANGVLFAMDRDVPVGSMVDFTILLPADVVGARRDVQIDCRGRVVRSFEDNGRRGVGVVIDEYHFERA